Part of the Orcinus orca chromosome 5, mOrcOrc1.1, whole genome shotgun sequence genome, TATTAATTCCATCAATTTCCAAGTAAGAAGGAAAAATCATGTCATGATGATAGCACAGGGCAAGATCTGATTGTGGGTTTCCTGTATCAGTGGTTTTATCAGATAGGAAAGGGAACGAGAGGCAGGGCCTACCCTGTATTGTTGCAAGGTTTCTACATTTTTACGTGGAATAGTACAATTCTAACTTTAAGTAGATTGAAAAATTAAGGACTTATATTATAATCCCTACAACAACCACTAAAAAATATGATTGAAAGAGACATAGTTGAAAAGCCAAAGAagaattctaaaaattattaaattaatccaaaagaaagcaggaaaggagcaggagaggaacaAAATCAGAGAACACAAATAGAAATCACATAAAAATGCTTAATcactattcaaaaataaaataaataaatcattgatACATggaacaatatggatgaatcctTAAATTCATCCAGAATAAGCATCAAAAAAGAATGCACACTGTGaatctttattttctatatctatatctatttatccATCTAGCTAGCTAACTAGCTATCAAATTCACTTGTATGAAGTACTAGAGTACTGAACTGAATCTATGGTGGAAAAAATCAGCAACCGTTGCCTTAGTGGGAAGAGGGCAGGGATTTAACTGGAAGGGGCATGAGGGGATTTTCTTGGGTGATAGTTATATTATGTATCTTTAAAGAGATTTGGGTtgaatgtgtgtatgcatgtcaGATTCATCAAAtggtacacttaagatttgtgagTTTCATTGTATGTAAGtttacctaaaaagaaaaaagtaaattaatattcACTTTAATTATGGTACACATGCTAAAATATTTAGGGTGAAATTTACTGATTTCTGCAACTTACTTGCATAAAAAATAAGGTAAATGATGGATAGAGAGTTGGATAGATGGtagatatataataaaataattataatcaaaTGTCAATTGTAGAATCTAGGTAGTGAATACATGGTATACATTTTTTCAACTTTCCTGTATGTTTGAAagcttttataatgaaaaattggttaaaaaaaaaaaaaggtgaaacaaACCATTTTCAGATAAAACCTGTGGAAATTTGTTGCCAGCAGACCTGCACTACAATAAATGCTAAGAAAGTTTCATGTGGAAGGGAAATGATACCAGGTGAAAATGTGAATCTGTAAGGAGGAAAGAAGAACCCTGGAAATCATAAATAGCACATActgtttttcctctattttctatgTTACTTAAAGCCAActgactgtttaaagcaaaaatgatgACAAATGTATTGtggcatttaaaatatatgtagaagtGAAATGTTACAACAACAAGAGTACAAAGTCAGGAGGGGGTGTAAAGAGAATTACACTTTGTAAGTTTCTTCATTATAAAGGAAgtaatattaatttcagacagaatgTGATAAgggtatatattttaattatgagagaaaccacaaaacataaacaaaaatagtTATAACTAAATAGCTGATGAATGGAATGTAGAACCGAAAAATGCTTGATTAACcccaaatgaaagaaggaaaagaggaagagagaacagagtagataagtaaaaaaataagaattacattaaatgtaaatggactaaatatgCTGCTTAAAAGGCAAGAGATTCTCAGACCAGATAAGAAAGCAAGACCTAAATCTATGCTGTTTAAAAGATATACACTTGAAATACAAAGACACAAGGaggttaaagtaaaaggaaggaaaatatatgCCGTGCCAATACTAAGCACAAGAAAGCTGGTGTGGCTATATTACTATCCCAGAAGGAGCATTACCAGAAATAAGGTGGGTCATTTCATAGTGAGGGGCTGTGTTTTGGTTTAAACATCTCTAATAAGGATTCTGAATTTCAATCAGAATATTTGCCAAAACAGCTGTTTTGTGTTTGagttcttcattttttatttctcttcctctcacGTCTCATGTAACTCCTTCCTCTCTAATATTATTAATTTGTAATAAagtgcttttcccattttttttctttaaaaactaattagcaaaaataaaatttaaataattgccCATAGTTTCCTCTTTGTAACAATACATTTGCCTTCCTTTTATCTTGTCCCTCTGTGGTCCTGGTGCATAGGCATTTACAGTTTTTATAGCTGAAATTATAACACGGGTACAATTTTGTGTTCTGGTCATTCTCTTATATCAGTAAAACACCCTGTTTATCTTGCATGTATTATGGCAAgttttctcagccttggcactatTGAAATTTTGCGCCAGATTTGTTTgtggggagctgtcctgtgcattgtgggtGGCTTAGCAGCACCGCTGAACTCCACAATTACTAGATTCCAGTAGACCCCAACCCCctagttgtgacaatcaaaaatgtctccacttTGCCAAAAGTTCCCTGGGAGGTAAAATCACCCCTAGTTGAGGGCCACTGAATCTGGGAATCATTTTTATTCACAGCCTAACATTATATACATTTAGTTGAGGACTCATACTTTGCCAAAATAATTCCTATTACTGGACATATTATTTCCAAcactttccatttaaatttaaattccatttaaatTTCACTAGAAGAGGCATGCTCATAGCCATTCCTTCCTTCTAGGCTACTTATTTTCCTTAGAGTAAATTCCTGGGTATGGGGTGTGTGGGTTCAAGGACATTTGACCATCCTCTTTTGAGGACTTTGAGAAGAATGATCCTCAGAGTGATCAAAAACTGGGGATTTCCACGCCCTGAATTAGTCCCCTGCCAATATAAACCACGCAAATCATTTACGACCCATCTGTGTCATGGAGAAAAGTGCAAGGTGACTTATACATTTTGGTGCTGGGTCAACAAATTAGTTATCTGAGCTATAAATTCCTGCAGTGATCCATAAATCAAACCTGTATTATATAAATcaatagatacagatatatgaTGAGAATTTAAGAATACTAATTTATAAAATGCATTATGATGAATTGAACCACGCAATAAAGGAAAACTGTGGCCCATCCATCAGTGCCTCCTCACCCAAGGAGACATTAGATGCCCAGACTGGCAGCAAAGGAGCTGGGAAGGAAAGTCAATAGACTCTGCATGGAAGGGGAATATGGAAAACTCTTAGTGATTCCTGCAAAATAGATTGCTGATGTATATTTTAACTTTCAAGAAACATCTAAagtgcagttttccttttttgtatttttttcctccagagtgTCTGGTGCCTCTGGATTTAAGGATGGTTGAGAAAGTAGCCAagctttttcttgcttctgggcATGCTGCTGCTCCAGCCTGGAATTCTTCCCTCCAGTTCTCTCTCTTCACTTATATTCATCCTCCGGTTCTCAGTTTGAATGTCCTTTCTTCAGGGACACCTTCCCCCACACCCCTGACTGGATCAGGTCATCCTGTCAAGGGCTTCTATAGCTTCCCGCTTCCTCATTGCTTATGTATCCATTCCCACCTATTGTTCATGCCCATGATCGCTCTCCCGCATGAGAGCATAAGCTCCAGAGGACAATAGTAGCGTCTGCCTTATCCTCTGCTATATATCCAGTACCTAGTACATTGCCACAGACTACACACGCTAGTGTTTCTGGAATAACTGAATGACAGTAGAAAGGAGGGTCCCATAGGTAGGGGCTGGGGGCTTGGAGATGCCATCTCTGGCAGATGCTGGGTCAGTGATGCGTAGTATTTATTCTAAACTTCCTCAGCTGTTTTATGAGAACTTATTAAAGGAATGTTGTGGGTCGATAAGTTTGAAAAAATTGCGTATTTCATTCCGCACTAGAAGAGTTGGGATGCACATCACCATAGGGAAGGCTCTTCtagttaaaaatgttaaatgttgggcttccctggtggcgcagtggttgagggtccgcctgccgatgcaggggacgcgggttcgtgccccggtccgggaagatcccacatgccgcagagctgctagacccgtgagccatggccactgaggctgcgcgtccggagcctgtgctccgcaacgggagaggccacaacagtgagaggcccgtgtactgcaaaaaaaaaaaaaaaaaaaagttaaatattgttTCACTGAGGTCAGGGTATCCAAACAGAGGGAGGTTATCTGGGTTGTGAGTTTTGCCGGATCCAATCACCAGCCCCTGATCAACACAgttttcttaggcgtttcatgGTCTCGCCATCCTGGACAAGGTGATGCCAGAGACACAGGCTACAAATCCTTTCCTACCAAGAGATCGTGTCTTGTTGGGGATACACATACGTACCTGTAACTGAAACCTCAGGCAAACTCTCTGGGGTacgaaacaaaaatttatttttttctaaccacAGCCTTTAAACCTGCTCTATTgtatttcccttccccacctctcgACAAGAGTTCTTGCAGACCCCGCGATTTTATGGTCCCTTTAACTATAGAAATAGTCATCCTGACACTCAAGACTCACATTCACGCAGCAGCAAGTCCTTCTGCTTAAATCCCCACTTCAGCTTCTCTCCCATCCAaagcctctcctcccccagctcagCTGTGGCCTGTGACTGAGgtcttcttttattctctcttcatCTTCAGCTCTTCtggggtgggcaggaggagggggactTAAAGACAAGGGCCAGACACGCTTACACCCGGCTAGAgatggcggcggcagcggcgggggACTCCGACTCCTGGGACGCGGACACGTTCTCTCTGGAAGATCCGGTGCGGAAGGTGGGGGGCGGCGGCACCGCCGGCGGGGACCGCTGGGAAGGCGACGACGAGGACGTCAAGGATAActgggatgatgatgatgatgatgaaaaaaaaagaagcagaagtaAAACCAGAagtaaaaatttcagaaaagaaaaaaacagagaagataaaagagaaaggaTGGCAGCGGaagaaaaggcaagaagaaattaaaaagaggtTAGAAGAACCTGAAGAACCTAAAGTGCTAACACCAGACAAACTGCGGCTAAAGAAATTACAGGAAGAGTCAGACCTCGAATTAGCGAAAGAAACATTTGGTGTTAATAATACAGTTTATGGAATAGATGCTATGAACCCATCTTCAAGGGATGACTTCACAGAGTTTGGAAAGTtactaaaagataaaattacaCAATATGAAAAATCACTATACTATGCCAGTTTTTTGGAAGCCTTAGTTCGAGATGTGTGTATTTCATTGGAAATTGATGACTTGAAAAAGATTACCAGTTCATTGACTGTACTTTGCagtgaaaaacagaaggaagaaaagcaaagcaaagccaaaaagaagaagaaaggcgtGGTTCCCGGAGGGGGATTAAAGGCTACCATGAAAGACCATCTGGCAGATCATGGTGGTTATGATGGAGGATATGTTCAAGATTTTGAAGACTTCACGTGACGTTTTATCTTCTCCTGGTGTCTTCTTTCTGTTGCCCACAATCCCTTCAACGTGTAGCACAACTTCCTTTCCTTTCAGTTCTGCCAAATGCTACAATCAGAAGTGCAGTATCTTTTGTGCTGGTTATTAACCCCTTGACACTTAGGTGCTAATGTGCAAATGAGGGAACTTGGATCTTGCTGCCAAGGGGTTAAAATTGGGAACCTCCATTGCTACTaaatcatagtttaaaaaaacagaccTAATAATGTTGTTGTTGCTATCTGATTCCGTAGCAGCAGTCACTAAATTGGAAACAAAGGTTGCCACACGACAAAAAATTGTGTAGTATTTACCAGCACCATTCAGTAATACAGCCTTAACCATACCTCCTTGAACTACTTCATAACTTGTCAAGAAAAGCAGTCTGCTGTAAGGGCATGTGGTGTGCACCTAGTATTAAAGTTGCTTTGTCTTAAAATTGAGAGTGaggatattaaaaatacattgtgAAGAAGACTGCTTATCTCAGAGTGAAGATACGGCAGCTGAAAAGTGCTAGTTtgatacttaaaaattaaatgaccatAACCCTCCAACTTGGAAGCTGAAGAAGGTCAACCTCTCCATTATTGCATTACCAAGTTGTGGAATCTCTTGAGTGCATAGACTGTCTAGTTTCTATCTATCAGACTATTCTACTGAGGGAGTGCTTCAGATGGGGGAGGGAAACTCCTTACTACCTATTTTATTTGTCTGATTTAAGTGTCTGAGAAACAAATCTCCTTTGTTCTCTGAGGCGGCAGCGGATCAGCTTTAACGGGGTTTTGGCATTTCCTTTATAAAACTTTGTTTTGTTCCGCAAACTGCGCCATTTAACTACAGTTTGGTAAATTGTTATGTTAACAATTATGACATCTGCAATGTTTTATAAAGCAACTAattgaataaagtcactattgtgaggaaaaaaataaaataaaataaagacaaaggcCAAAACCTTTGTGCTTAATGGGCCATGCCGTTGTGGTCCCCTCTCCACTCGCGGGGGCTGGGCGTGGATGGTCTCCAGGGACAGGCAGGGTCATGCTGGCTGTCTTGCAGGTGAATATGTGGACTTTTCTGAAGCCCCTCAGGAGGGGGCTCCCCACGGTCCAGGTCCCTGACCTCTTGTGA contains:
- the LOC101280161 gene encoding LOW QUALITY PROTEIN: eukaryotic translation initiation factor 3 subunit J-like (The sequence of the model RefSeq protein was modified relative to this genomic sequence to represent the inferred CDS: deleted 1 base in 1 codon) gives rise to the protein MAAAAAGDSDSWDADTFSLEDPVRKVGGGGTAGGDRWEGDDEDVKDNWDDDDDDKKKEAEVKPEVKISEKKKTEKIKEKGWQRKKRQEEIKKRLEEPEEPKVLTPDKLRLKKLQEESDLELAKETFGVNNTVYGIDAMNPSSRDDFTEFGKLLKDKITQYEKSLYYASFLEALVRDVCISLEIDDLKKITSSLTVLCSEKQKEEKQSKAKKKKKGVVPGGGLKATMKDHLADHGGYDGGYVQDFEDFT